The following are encoded together in the Sparus aurata chromosome 1, fSpaAur1.1, whole genome shotgun sequence genome:
- the pds5a gene encoding sister chromatid cohesion protein PDS5 homolog A isoform X3, whose product MVLWIGISRPVEDRVDHTSTSMEFPQQQKPAGDGKIIYPPGVKEITDKITNDEVVKRLKMVVKTYMDMDQDSEEEKQQYLALALHLASEFFLRNPNKDVRLLVACCLADIFRIYAPEAPYTSHDKLKDIFLFITRQLKGLEDTKSPQFNRYFYLLENLAWVKSYNICFELEDCNEIFIQLFKTLFSVINNSHNQKVQMHMMDLMSSIIMEGDGVTQELLDTILINLIPAHKNLNKQAYDLAKTLLKRTVQTIETCIANFFNQVLVMGKSSVSDLSEHVFDLIQELFAIDPMLLTSVMPQLEFKLKSNDGEERLAVVRLLAKLFGAKDSELASQNRPLWQCFLGRFNDIHVPVRLECVKFASHCLMNHPDLARDLTEYLKVRSHDPEEAIRHDVIVTIINAGKKDLNLVNDQLLGFVRERTLDKRWRVRKEAMMGLAQLYKKYCLHHEAGKESAQKITWIKDKLLHIYYQNSIDDKLLVEKIFAQYMVPHSLDTEEKMKCLYYLYACLDTNAVKALNEMWKCQNMLRGLVKELLDLHKLPVSEANNTAMFGKLMSIAKNLPDAGKAQDFMKKFNQVLGEDEKLRVQLEMLISPTCSCKQAEICVREITRKLTFPKQPTNPFLEMVKFLLERIAPVHIDSEAISALVKLLNKSIEGTADDDEEGVTPDTAIRSGLELLKVLSFTHPTAFHSAETYESLLQCLKMEDEKVAEAAIQIFRNTGQKIETELQQIRSTLIPILHQKAKRGTPHQAKQAVHCIHAIFNNKEVQLAQIFEPLSRSLNADVPEQLITPLVSLGHISMLAPDQFASPMKSIVANFIVKDLLMNDRSVGNKNGKLWTTDEEVSPEVLAKVQAIKLLVRWLLGMKNNQSKSANSTLRLLSAMLVSEGDLTEQKKISKSDMSRLRLAAGGAIMKLAQEPCYHDIITPEQFQLCGLVINDECYQVRQIFAQKLHLALVKLMLPLEYLAVFALCAKDPVKERRAHARQCLLKNISVRREYIKQNPLAQEKLVSLLPEYVVPYMIHLLAHDPDFTKPHEYEQLKDIKECLWFMLEVLMTKNENNSHAFLRKMVENIKQTKDAQCPEDAKANEKLYIVCDVALFVIANKSTACHLDSPKDPVLPTKFFLIQDKEFKNDKEYLSTEMRQMLLSGKPKPAPVLAAVNKPLTVPGRRIFTKTTTASDTASNTSTNSSPLSSSTINKNSNSNAATESSESRAQENNENPVIKNDEVKKDEASQNATPDAETEASPVKRRGRPPKSAAAAPAAAEKEGVAAPTGGGAGRGRKRAADPNSNPSAESVNSKMSKQQQNDEGTKRQIDLQR is encoded by the exons ATGGTGGTAAAAACCTACATGGACATGGATCAAGACTCTgaagaggagaagcagcagtATCTCGCTCTGGCACTCCACCTCGCCTCAGAGTTCTTCCTCAGGAACCCCAATAAAGACGTACGGTTACTGGTGGCCTGTTGTCTGGCTGACATCTTCAGGATCTATGCTCCCGAGGCCCCCTACACCTCCCATGACAAACTCAAG GACATCTTCCTGTTCATCACCAGACAGCTAAAGGGACTAGAAGACACCAAGAGCCCCCAGTTCAACAGATACTTCTACCTGCTGGAG AACCTGGCGTGGGTGAAGTCCTACAATATTTGCTTTGAGCTGGAGGACTGTAACGAGATCTTCATCCAGCTTTTTAAAACACTCTTCTCTGTTATCAA taACAGCCATAACCAGAAGGTGCAGATGCACATGATGGACCTGATGAGCTCCATCATCATGGAGGGTGATGGAGTAACACAGGAACTGCTTGACACGATCCTCATCAACCTCATCCCTGCACACAAG AACCTGAACAAGCAGGCTTATGATCTTGCCAAGACGCTGCTGAAGAGGACCGTCCAGACCATAGAGACATGCATCGCAAAC TTCTTCAATCAGGTTTTAGTGATGGgaaagtcatcagtcagcgacCTGTCGGAGCACGTCTTTGATCTCATCCAGGAACTGTTTGCTATTGACCCCATGCTGCTTACCTCTGTCATGCCACAGCTGGAGTTCAAACTTAAg agcaATGATGGCGAGGAGCGTCTAGCTGTTGTACGGCTGCTAGCTAAGTTGTTTGGGGCCAAAGACTCAGAGCTGGCCTCACAGAACAGACCACTGTGGCAGTGCTTCTTAGGACG gttcaATGACATCCACGTTCCAGTCAGGCTAGAGTGTGTAAAGTTTGCCAGCCACTGCCTCATGAACCACCCAGACCTGGccagagacctgacag AGTATCTGAAGGTGCGTTCCCATGACCCAGAAGAAGCCATCCGTCATGATGTCATCGTTACCATCATCAATGCCGGGAAGAAAGACCTCAACTTGGTCAATGACCAGCTCTTGGGCTTCGTACGGGAAAGGACCTTAGACAAGAGG TGGCGTGTGCGTAAGGAGGCCATGATGGGCTTGGCTCAGCTTTATAAAAAATACTGCCTGCACCATGAGGCCGGGAAGGAGTCTGCCCAGAAGATCACCTGGATTAAGGACAAATTGCTGCACATCTACTATCAGAACAGCATCGACGACAA GTTGTTAGTAGAGAAGATCTTCGCTCAGTACATGGTCCCTCACAGTCTcgacacagaggagaaaatgaagTGTCTGTACTACCTGTACGCGTGCCTGGACACAAATGCTGTCAA GGCTCTGAATGAGATGTGGAAGTGCCAGAACATGCTCAGAGGCCTCGTGAAAGAGCTACTGGACCTCCACAAGCTGCCAGTG TCTGAGGCCAACAACACAGCCATGTTTGGGAAGCTGATGAGTATTGCCA AGAATCTTCCAGACGCTGGTAAAGCCCAGGACTTCATGAAGAAGTTCAACCAGGTTCTTGGAGAGGACGAGAAGCTCAGGGTCCAGCTGGAGATGCTCATCAGCCCGACCTGCTCCTGTAAACAGGCTGAGATCTGTGTG AGGGAGATCACTCGGAAGTTGACGTTTCCCAAACAGCCCACCAACCCGTTCCTGGAGATGGTTAAATTCCTGCTGGAGCGCATCGCCCCCGTCCACATCGACTCTGAGGCCATCAG TGCTCTGGTGAAGCTGCTTAACAAATCCATTGAGGGCACAGCTGATGACGATGAGGAGGGTGTTACCCCCGATACAGCCATCCGCTCTGGGCTGGAGCTACTCAAG GTCCTGTCATTCACCCACCCCACAGCGTTCCACTCGGCAGAAACCTACGAGTCTCTGCTTCAGTGTTTGAAGATGGAGGATGAAAAAGTGGCTGAGGCAGCCATCCAGATATTCAGAAACACAGGGCAGAAGATCGAGACAGAGCTACAACAAATAAGATC GACTCTGATTCCCATCCTGCATCAGAAAGCCAAGCGGGGAACACCTCACCAGGCCAAGCAGGCTGTTCACTGTATCCATGCCATCTTTAACAACAAGGAAGTACAGCTGGCTCAGATTTTTGAG cctctgtCACGTAGTCTGAATGCGGACGTACCAGAGCAGCTCATCACTCCCCTCGTGTCTCTGGGCCACATCTCCATGCTGGCTCCAGATCAGTTTGCGTCACCGATGAAGTCTATTGTGGCTAACTTCATTGTCAAGGACCTGCTCATGAATGACAGA tcgGTGGGAAACAAGAATGGCAAGCTGTGGACCACCGATGAGGAAGTGTCACCTGAGGTTCTAGCTAAG GTGCAAGCCATCAAGCTGCTTGTGCGTTGGTTATTAGGAATGAAAAACAACCAATCAAAGTCAGCAAACTCCACCCTGCGGCTGCTGTCAGCAATGCTGGTCAGCGAGGGAGACCTGACAGAGCAGAAGAAGATCAG TAAGTCTGACATGTCTCGTCTGAGGCTGGCCGCAGGTGGAGCCATTATGAAGTTGGCCCAGGAGCCCTGttaccatgacatcatcacacctGAACAGTTCCAGCTCTGCGGCCTTGTTATCAAT GATGAGTGCTACCAGGTTCGTCAGATCTTTGCTCAGAAGTTGCACTTGGCACTCGTCAAACTGATGCTGCCCCTCGAGTACCTGGCTGTCTTCGCCCTGTGTGCCAAGGACCCAGTGAAGGAGCGCCGCGCCCACGCCCGACAGTGCCTCCTCAAAAACATCTCCGTCCGCAGAGAGTACATCAAACAAAACCCACTCGCTCAGG AAAAACTTGTCTCCCTCCTTCCTGAGTACGTCGTTCCCTATATGATCCACCTGCTGGCCCACGACCCAGACTTTACAAAACCACATGAATATGAACAGCTCAAAGACATCAAAGA gtgccTGTGGTTCATGCTGGAGGTGCTGATGACCAAGAATGAGAACAACAGTCATGCCTTTCTTAGAAAGATGGTCGAGAACATCAAACAGACCAAGGATGCACAGTGTCCTGAAGATGCAAAGGCCAATGAG AAGCTGTATATTGTCTGTGATGTTGCCCTCTTCGTCATCGCCAACAAGAGCACTGCCTGTCACCTGGATTCTCCGAAAGACCCTGTCCTACCCACCAAGTTCTTCCTCATACAGGACAAG GAAttcaaaaatgacaaagagtATCTGTCGACAGAGATGAGACAAATGCTGCTCAGTGGAAAG CCTAAACCAGCGCCAGTGTTGGCAGCTGTGAACAAGCCTCTGACAGTACCAGGGAGGAGGATCTTCACCAAGACCACCACAGCCTCAGACACAGCCAGTAACACCAGCACCAACTCGTCCCCGCTGAGCTCCTCGACCATCAACAAGAACAG TAACAGCAATGCTGCCACTGAGTCATCAGAGAGTCGAGCGCAGGAAAACAACGAGAACCCGGTCATCAAAAATGATGAGGTCAAGAAG GATGAGGCGAGTCAGAACGCGACCCCTGACGCCGAGACAGAAGCGTCGCCTGTCAAACGACGTGGCCGCCCGCCtaaatcagctgctgctgctcctgcggCGGCCGAAAAAGAGGGAGTAGCAGCACCAACGGGCGGTGGAGCCGGCAGAGGCAGGAAGAGAGCAGCTGACCCCAACTCCAACCCATCAGCAGAGTCGGTGAACAGCAAGATgtcaaaacagcagcagaatgaTGAAGGGACAAAGAGACAGATTGACttgcagag gTAA